The proteins below are encoded in one region of Desulfovibrio sp. Huiquan2017:
- a CDS encoding phosphatase PAP2 family protein yields the protein MRTVLVRTGWAALATGLLVAVCYLFVDRPVSEAALTLRDTAWHTAAGLLSQTANHLLFNVLVAVGLIAGGVDGLANGMTARSRNLLCLCLSVACAMLVGDVLKEFFGRARPPLLFTKGVYGFFPMAGDYMHASFPSGHTLRIFSAMTALGLIAPRLRTPALTLAVIVGASRVLALKHYPSDVLCGAFIGIAAAIWCRNLCYPIGNRTDGDALHSPE from the coding sequence ATGCGCACCGTACTCGTCCGAACCGGATGGGCCGCCCTGGCCACGGGGCTGCTCGTCGCCGTCTGCTACCTGTTCGTTGACCGGCCCGTGTCCGAAGCGGCCCTGACCCTGCGCGACACGGCCTGGCATACGGCGGCGGGGCTGTTGTCCCAGACGGCCAACCACCTGCTCTTCAACGTCCTGGTCGCCGTCGGGCTGATCGCGGGCGGCGTGGACGGGCTGGCCAACGGCATGACCGCCCGCTCGCGCAACCTGCTCTGCCTCTGTCTGTCCGTGGCCTGCGCCATGCTGGTCGGCGACGTGCTCAAGGAATTCTTCGGTCGGGCTCGGCCGCCGCTGCTCTTCACCAAGGGAGTGTACGGATTCTTCCCCATGGCCGGGGACTACATGCACGCATCCTTCCCCTCGGGGCACACGCTGCGCATCTTTTCGGCCATGACCGCCCTGGGATTGATCGCGCCCCGGCTGCGCACGCCCGCCCTGACCCTGGCCGTCATCGTGGGGGCAAGCCGCGTACTCGCCTTGAAGCACTATCCGTCGGACGTGCTCTGCGGCGCGTTCATCGGCATCGCCGCCGCAATCTGGTGCCGAAATCTATGCTATCCCATCGGCAACCGGACGGACGGAGATGCGCTCCACTCGCCGGAATAA
- a CDS encoding HAMP domain-containing sensor histidine kinase encodes MPKARHLNIATKLTIWACALIAVFFATSAYLFQQVRRDADIASRMVTENHDLDSAIQRMLERLHNVQNNIRRYRILGGDQAAVGFIVEDLTRFGEILNETIKRHPRYADEWKELTSEYEITLDPANSPGDNLAPDETVRDWTDILEQSQLDNQADMESRLTMLRDAGRHAADVGMYGLISCLVVGVGGSLLLAYSLNRSLSEVRRGIRELGAGGTPRDVRILSRDELGELARAFNAMSARLRREERMRADFIAMLSHEIRTPLTSVREAVDLVGSGTFGEVNEKQKRFLDIAGQESERLSELLTRLLSVSRMEAEALELHLEYVEVAGLVDSTLERLAPTARAASVTLESAVEPNLAVRADPAHIRQVLTNLAGNGIKFSGRGGTVRVTAERQGKDVLFSVADDGPGIPADEQERIFLKYYREPGVRDRIDGAGLGLAIARRIVLAHNGRIRVESEPGRGAVFRFTLPAIS; translated from the coding sequence ATGCCCAAGGCCCGCCACCTGAACATCGCCACCAAGCTCACCATCTGGGCCTGCGCCCTGATCGCGGTGTTCTTCGCCACCTCGGCCTATCTCTTCCAGCAGGTCCGCCGGGACGCCGACATCGCCAGCCGCATGGTCACCGAAAACCATGACCTGGACTCGGCCATCCAGCGCATGCTGGAGCGCCTCCACAACGTCCAGAACAACATCCGCCGCTACCGCATCCTGGGCGGCGATCAGGCCGCCGTGGGCTTCATCGTCGAAGACCTGACCCGGTTCGGCGAAATCCTCAACGAGACCATCAAGCGCCACCCCCGCTATGCCGACGAATGGAAGGAACTGACCTCGGAATACGAGATCACCCTGGACCCGGCCAACTCACCAGGCGACAACCTGGCCCCGGATGAAACGGTCCGCGATTGGACCGACATCCTGGAACAATCCCAGCTCGACAACCAGGCGGACATGGAATCGCGCCTGACCATGCTCCGCGACGCGGGCCGCCACGCGGCCGATGTGGGCATGTACGGGCTGATCTCCTGCCTGGTCGTCGGCGTGGGCGGCAGCCTGCTTCTGGCCTATTCCCTGAACCGCTCCCTGTCCGAAGTCCGCCGGGGCATCCGCGAACTGGGCGCCGGGGGCACCCCCCGGGACGTGCGCATCCTGTCCCGCGACGAATTGGGCGAACTGGCCCGGGCCTTCAACGCCATGTCCGCGCGTCTGCGGCGGGAGGAGCGCATGCGTGCGGACTTCATCGCCATGCTCTCCCACGAGATCCGCACGCCCCTGACCTCGGTGCGCGAAGCCGTGGACCTTGTCGGCTCCGGCACCTTCGGCGAGGTCAATGAAAAACAAAAACGGTTCCTGGACATCGCCGGGCAGGAGTCCGAACGGCTCTCCGAACTGCTCACCCGGCTGCTTTCGGTCTCGCGCATGGAGGCCGAGGCGCTCGAATTGCACCTGGAGTACGTGGAGGTGGCCGGGCTGGTGGATTCCACCCTGGAACGCCTCGCCCCCACGGCCCGGGCAGCTTCGGTGACGCTGGAATCCGCGGTGGAGCCGAACCTGGCCGTGCGGGCCGACCCCGCACACATCCGGCAGGTGTTGACCAACCTGGCGGGCAACGGCATCAAGTTCTCGGGCCGGGGCGGCACGGTGCGGGTAACCGCCGAGCGGCAGGGCAAGGACGTCCTGTTCAGCGTGGCCGACGACGGCCCGGGCATCCCCGCGGACGAGCAGGAACGCATTTTTCTCAAATACTACCGGGAGCCCGGCGTGCGGGACCGCATAGACGGGGCCGGGCTCGGCCTGGCCATCGCGCGGCGCATTGTCCTGGCCCACAACGGGCGCATTCGGGTCGAAAGCGAACCGGGACGGGGTGCGGTCTTCCGCTTCACCCTGCCCGCCATCTCCTGA
- a CDS encoding acylphosphatase: MLSYTCVVEGKVTGGNFQSWVQSMAQQLGLTGWVRNIADQKAEILIQGNAEKFAAFREHLKTEAPIVDKKSITCGSLDHDKTYDVFEIRG, encoded by the coding sequence ATGTTAAGCTACACTTGTGTTGTTGAAGGCAAGGTCACGGGCGGTAATTTCCAGTCCTGGGTCCAGAGCATGGCCCAGCAGCTCGGGCTGACAGGCTGGGTGCGCAACATCGCCGACCAAAAGGCCGAAATCCTGATCCAGGGAAACGCTGAAAAATTCGCCGCATTCCGCGAACATCTCAAGACAGAGGCCCCCATCGTGGACAAGAAGAGCATCACCTGCGGCTCCCTCGATCACGACAAGACCTACGACGTTTTCGAGATCCGGGGCTGA
- a CDS encoding sigma-54 dependent transcriptional regulator yields MTKPDIPTILVVDDDENILQVLEARLLSAGLSPLLADRAETALEMLADEPVDLIISDVKMPGMGGGGLLREVMEHWPHIPVIMLTAHGTIPDAVGSIQAGAADYLTKPFDGKELVRRVRARLEARGAAAAPAPLPGAGSAPAPTARTRGLIGGKAPAMARFLERLERVAKSTATVLLLGESGTGKEMAARILHEESPRANGPFVVVDCGSTQPTLLESELFGHVKGSFTHAVKDKKGLIEEADNGTLFLDEIGNISPDMQTRLLRFLQEGTIRRVGDNRERAVSCRVVAATNADLTRMVADGDFREDLYYRLKVVTLTIPPLRERREDLPDLVHGLLDRLRARQERPHAKISPEAMHLLETHSWPGNVRELENALEAALVFCRDDVIEPADLQLEPPPPDSPASTGNSLSLEDNERETIIRALDAAGGVKKDAADRLGISRRAIHYKIKKYGIGSGES; encoded by the coding sequence ATGACGAAACCGGACATTCCGACCATCCTGGTGGTGGACGACGACGAGAACATCCTGCAGGTCCTTGAGGCGCGCCTGCTTTCGGCGGGGCTGAGCCCGCTGCTGGCCGACCGGGCCGAGACCGCCCTGGAAATGCTGGCCGACGAGCCCGTAGACCTGATCATCTCCGACGTAAAGATGCCCGGCATGGGCGGCGGCGGACTGCTCAGGGAGGTCATGGAGCACTGGCCGCACATCCCGGTCATCATGCTCACGGCCCACGGGACCATCCCGGACGCCGTGGGCTCCATCCAGGCCGGGGCCGCCGACTACCTGACCAAGCCCTTCGACGGCAAGGAGTTGGTCCGCCGCGTCCGCGCCCGGCTCGAAGCGCGTGGCGCGGCAGCCGCCCCCGCGCCCCTCCCCGGCGCAGGCTCCGCTCCCGCGCCGACGGCCCGCACGCGCGGCCTGATCGGCGGCAAGGCCCCGGCCATGGCCCGATTCCTGGAACGGCTGGAACGGGTGGCCAAATCCACGGCCACGGTCCTGCTCCTCGGCGAATCGGGCACCGGCAAGGAAATGGCCGCGCGCATCCTGCACGAGGAGAGCCCCCGGGCGAACGGCCCCTTCGTGGTGGTGGACTGCGGCTCCACCCAGCCCACTCTGCTCGAAAGCGAACTTTTCGGGCACGTCAAGGGCTCCTTCACCCACGCGGTCAAGGATAAGAAGGGCCTCATCGAGGAAGCCGACAACGGCACCCTGTTCCTGGACGAGATCGGCAATATTTCTCCGGACATGCAAACCCGGCTGTTGCGATTCCTCCAGGAAGGGACCATCCGCCGGGTGGGCGACAACCGCGAGCGGGCCGTATCCTGCCGGGTCGTCGCCGCCACCAATGCGGACCTGACCCGGATGGTCGCGGACGGCGACTTCCGCGAGGACCTCTATTATCGTCTCAAGGTGGTCACCCTGACCATTCCGCCCCTGCGCGAACGGCGCGAAGACCTCCCGGACCTGGTGCACGGCCTGCTGGACCGGCTCCGCGCACGCCAGGAGCGGCCGCACGCCAAGATCTCCCCCGAGGCCATGCACCTGCTCGAAACGCACTCCTGGCCGGGCAACGTCCGGGAACTGGAAAACGCCCTGGAAGCGGCCCTGGTCTTCTGCCGCGACGACGTCATCGAGCCCGCCGACCTCCAATTGGAGCCCCCGCCGCCCGATTCCCCGGCCTCGACCGGAAACAGCCTGTCCCTGGAGGACAACGAGCGCGAAACCATCATCCGCGCTCTCGACGCGGCGGGCGGAGTCAAGAAGGACGCCGCCGACCGGCTGGGCATCAGCCGCCGGGCCATCCATTACAAGATTAAAAAATACGGCATCGGTTCCGGGGAATCATGA
- a CDS encoding L,D-transpeptidase family protein, translating into MRVVFFVLTLVLSATTAVAGGWTPLLSSHSYGPKRIIAVDKEAQELIVLEQQSPLHEVRRFPCTTGQSLGDKSVEGDMRTPEGVYFVGHRINRKLDWGLYGNIAYSLNYPNPIDRIKGKTGSGIWLHGRGKTFLPRDTLGCVALRVPDMKDVALEAAYGTPVVIADDVNWTPEPGESEVTALKLARTLESWARDWGAKDEKFFSYYDGPLLEQSEGLDFEGFEEHKRNIFASQPWIHVLVDNVRAVPGPGYWVTWFDQYYRTRGMASTTGKRFYWVRDEQGAWRIAGREYVPASEQLDAKYLTAKTGEAREMVEEWRRAWLAADAAAYGKFYEPDADQGGRRGATRIAEYKKTLWEEKPPVRLEVDNLKVALHPKGLKVAFDQVFADASGYGDRGRKTLILVPEGDTWKIDSEQWRRMR; encoded by the coding sequence ATGCGGGTAGTTTTTTTTGTCCTGACACTCGTCTTGTCCGCGACCACGGCCGTGGCCGGGGGCTGGACGCCGTTGCTCTCGTCCCATTCCTATGGGCCGAAGCGGATTATCGCCGTGGACAAGGAGGCCCAGGAACTGATCGTGCTCGAGCAGCAGTCGCCCCTGCATGAGGTGCGCCGCTTCCCCTGCACCACGGGTCAGTCGTTGGGCGACAAGTCGGTTGAAGGCGACATGCGTACCCCCGAAGGCGTCTACTTCGTCGGGCATCGCATCAACCGCAAACTGGACTGGGGCCTGTATGGCAACATTGCCTATTCCTTGAATTATCCGAATCCCATTGACCGCATCAAAGGCAAGACCGGGTCCGGGATTTGGCTGCACGGCCGGGGCAAGACCTTTCTGCCGCGCGACACGTTGGGCTGCGTGGCCCTGCGGGTCCCGGACATGAAGGATGTGGCCCTGGAGGCCGCCTACGGCACGCCGGTGGTCATCGCCGACGACGTCAACTGGACTCCGGAACCGGGCGAGAGCGAGGTCACGGCCCTGAAGCTGGCCCGGACCCTGGAGTCCTGGGCCCGTGACTGGGGCGCCAAGGATGAGAAATTCTTTTCCTATTACGACGGCCCTCTGCTCGAACAGTCCGAAGGGCTGGACTTCGAAGGGTTCGAAGAGCATAAGCGCAACATCTTCGCCTCTCAGCCGTGGATTCATGTCCTGGTGGACAATGTCCGGGCTGTGCCCGGCCCCGGCTATTGGGTGACCTGGTTCGACCAGTACTATCGCACGCGGGGCATGGCCTCGACCACGGGCAAGCGGTTCTACTGGGTGCGGGACGAGCAGGGCGCATGGCGTATCGCCGGACGGGAGTATGTTCCGGCCTCGGAGCAGTTGGACGCCAAATATCTGACCGCCAAGACCGGAGAGGCCCGGGAGATGGTGGAAGAATGGCGCCGGGCCTGGCTGGCTGCGGATGCGGCCGCCTACGGGAAATTTTACGAGCCCGACGCCGATCAGGGCGGCCGACGGGGCGCAACCCGCATTGCCGAATACAAAAAGACATTGTGGGAGGAGAAACCTCCTGTTAGGTTGGAGGTTGATAATCTGAAAGTCGCTTTGCATCCCAAGGGGCTCAAGGTGGCCTTTGACCAGGTGTTTGCCGATGCCAGCGGCTATGGGGACAGGGGGCGCAAGACTCTGATCCTGGTGCCCGAGGGAGACACTTGGAAAATCGACAGTGAGCAGTGGAGACGGATGAGATGA
- the pyrE gene encoding orotate phosphoribosyltransferase: MTELKSRLARLLLELSYKEGDFTLTSGKKSDYYFDCKQTALNAEGGYLIGRLFVEMLKGYDVQGVGGMTLGADPLVSSVTVVSFLEGRPLPGFIIRKQSKGHGTNQYLEGLANFAEGDKVVLLEDVCTTGGTLITAAERVRDAGLEIVGVLAVLDREEGGRERLKEAGLELNAIFTRQELLAAGK, encoded by the coding sequence ATGACCGAACTCAAATCACGGCTGGCGAGACTTCTGCTCGAACTTTCCTACAAGGAAGGCGATTTCACGCTTACCTCGGGGAAAAAGAGTGATTATTATTTCGATTGCAAGCAGACGGCCCTGAACGCCGAAGGCGGCTACCTCATCGGACGGCTTTTCGTCGAGATGCTCAAGGGGTACGACGTGCAGGGCGTGGGCGGCATGACCCTGGGGGCGGACCCGCTGGTCTCCTCGGTGACCGTGGTCTCCTTCCTGGAAGGCCGCCCGTTGCCGGGGTTCATCATCCGCAAGCAGTCCAAGGGGCACGGCACCAACCAGTATCTGGAAGGGCTGGCCAACTTCGCCGAGGGCGACAAGGTGGTCCTGCTGGAGGACGTCTGCACCACCGGCGGCACGCTGATCACGGCGGCCGAGCGGGTGCGCGACGCCGGGCTCGAGATCGTTGGCGTGTTGGCTGTTTTGGATCGTGAGGAAGGCGGCCGGGAACGACTGAAGGAGGCGGGGCTGGAGCTCAACGCCATCTTCACCCGGCAGGAATTGCTGGCTGCGGGGAAATAG
- the purB gene encoding adenylosuccinate lyase, whose translation MLERYSRPEMRALWTLENKFRVWLEVELAVVQAWTAMGKVPQAACDEIMAKADFDVDRILEIEETTKHDVIAFLSAVEEKVGPSSRFIHLGCTSSDIVDTANGLLLTRAGDIIAQGIDRMLEVLKALAHKHKGLLCMGRTHGIHAEPTTYGLKFTGFYAEFTRHKARFDAARENIRVGKLSGAVGTFAHSGPELEERTCALLGLAPDPHSTQIVQRDRYAQYFTALAVLAGGIERIGLELRHLQRTEVSEVEEGFTKGQKGSSAMPHKKNPISAENLCGLSRVIRSNSLAAMENQALWHERDISHSSVERVIMPDTTALMDYMLHRMAGVLERLVVKEDVIERNMLSSFGLFYSQRVLNKLIDTGLKRQEAYEMVQKVAMRCWENRIQFEDEVRNDPEVKKRLDSNELDEAFDPSYYKRYEDVIFDRVFEEN comes from the coding sequence ATGCTTGAACGGTATTCCCGTCCCGAGATGCGGGCGTTGTGGACCCTGGAGAACAAGTTCCGGGTTTGGCTGGAAGTGGAGCTGGCGGTGGTCCAGGCCTGGACCGCCATGGGCAAGGTCCCGCAGGCCGCCTGCGACGAGATCATGGCCAAGGCGGATTTCGACGTGGACCGCATCCTGGAGATCGAGGAGACCACCAAGCACGACGTCATCGCCTTTTTGTCCGCCGTGGAGGAGAAGGTCGGGCCGAGTTCCCGCTTCATCCACCTGGGCTGTACCTCCTCGGACATCGTGGATACGGCCAACGGACTGCTTCTGACCCGTGCGGGCGACATCATCGCGCAGGGCATCGACCGGATGCTGGAGGTCCTCAAGGCGTTGGCCCACAAGCACAAGGGGCTACTGTGCATGGGCCGGACCCACGGGATCCACGCCGAGCCGACCACCTACGGCCTGAAGTTCACCGGCTTTTATGCCGAATTCACCCGCCACAAGGCGCGTTTCGACGCGGCCCGCGAGAATATCCGCGTGGGCAAGCTGTCCGGCGCGGTGGGCACATTCGCCCATTCCGGCCCCGAGCTGGAGGAGCGTACCTGTGCGCTGCTCGGCCTGGCCCCGGACCCGCACTCGACCCAGATCGTGCAGCGCGACCGCTACGCCCAGTATTTCACCGCCCTGGCCGTGCTGGCCGGGGGCATCGAACGGATCGGCCTGGAGCTGCGGCATCTGCAACGCACCGAAGTCTCCGAGGTGGAGGAGGGCTTCACCAAGGGCCAGAAGGGTTCCTCGGCCATGCCCCACAAGAAGAATCCCATCTCGGCCGAGAATCTCTGCGGCCTGTCCCGCGTCATCCGCTCCAACTCCCTGGCGGCCATGGAGAATCAGGCCCTGTGGCACGAGCGCGATATCTCCCATTCCTCGGTGGAGCGGGTCATCATGCCGGATACCACCGCGCTCATGGACTACATGCTGCATCGCATGGCGGGCGTGCTTGAGCGGCTGGTGGTCAAAGAGGACGTCATCGAGCGCAATATGTTGAGCTCTTTCGGCCTCTTTTACTCCCAGCGGGTTCTGAACAAGCTCATCGACACCGGCCTGAAGCGTCAGGAGGCTTACGAGATGGTCCAGAAAGTGGCCATGCGCTGCTGGGAAAACCGCATCCAGTTCGAGGACGAGGTGCGCAATGATCCGGAAGTGAAGAAACGTCTTGATTCTAACGAGCTTGACGAAGCTTTTGACCCTTCGTATTACAAACGGTATGAAGATGTGATCTTTGACCGCGTCTTTGAGGAAAATTAG
- a CDS encoding DUF4147 domain-containing protein produces the protein MTDYYAEKKTRLLRIVDGALQAVAPDPALRAAVRRDGNILAVDGREYDLNGYDRVLVLGAGKASAAMAATMEDILGDRLSGGLVTTKYGHGLDLTRIEVMESGHPVPDAAGERAAEALLARAGQAGERDLVLFLLSGGASALVPSPLPGVSLADKQEATRRLLECGAPIGEINAIRKHLSRFKGGHLAETLAPATVVSLIISDVVGDRLDVIGSGPTAPDDSTFLDCQAILDKYRLCNRMPDSVTRAVADGCSGRASETRKGVDPCFARVFNVIVAGNAMAVRGAAGAARDLGYTPVVVDGSMEGEARDQAARLIRLAGEYGRGAGGAEPPVCLLAGGETTVTIKGTGKGGRNQEWALAAALEMAALGPERERLAAMSLGTDGTDGPTDAAGAMAFPDTARGERAEAAGRALADNDAYTFFSGTGTLLKTGPTRTNVMDVAAVLVDPA, from the coding sequence ATGACCGATTATTACGCCGAAAAAAAGACCCGCCTGCTGCGCATCGTCGACGGCGCGCTTCAGGCCGTCGCCCCCGACCCGGCCCTCCGGGCGGCCGTGCGCCGGGACGGGAACATCCTGGCCGTGGACGGCCGGGAGTACGATCTGAACGGCTACGACCGGGTCCTCGTGCTCGGCGCGGGCAAGGCCTCGGCGGCCATGGCCGCGACCATGGAGGATATCCTGGGCGACCGCCTGAGCGGCGGGCTGGTGACCACCAAGTATGGCCACGGCCTGGACCTGACCAGGATCGAGGTCATGGAATCCGGTCATCCCGTGCCCGATGCGGCCGGGGAAAGGGCTGCGGAAGCACTGCTGGCACGCGCCGGGCAAGCCGGGGAACGGGACCTGGTCCTTTTTCTCCTGTCCGGCGGGGCCAGCGCCCTGGTCCCCTCGCCCCTGCCCGGGGTCTCCCTGGCCGACAAGCAGGAGGCCACCCGCCGGCTGCTTGAATGCGGCGCGCCCATCGGCGAGATCAACGCCATCCGCAAGCACCTCTCGCGGTTCAAGGGCGGGCACCTGGCCGAGACCCTGGCCCCTGCCACGGTGGTCTCCCTGATCATCTCCGACGTGGTCGGCGACCGCCTGGACGTCATCGGCTCCGGGCCCACCGCGCCCGACGACTCTACCTTCCTGGACTGCCAGGCCATCTTGGACAAATACCGGCTGTGCAACCGCATGCCGGATTCCGTGACCCGGGCCGTGGCCGACGGGTGCTCGGGGCGCGCTTCGGAAACGCGCAAGGGCGTGGACCCGTGCTTCGCCCGAGTGTTCAACGTCATCGTGGCGGGCAACGCCATGGCCGTGCGCGGCGCGGCCGGAGCGGCCCGCGACCTGGGATACACGCCGGTGGTGGTGGACGGCTCCATGGAGGGCGAGGCCCGCGATCAGGCCGCCCGGCTCATCCGTCTGGCCGGGGAGTACGGCCGGGGCGCGGGCGGGGCCGAACCGCCGGTCTGCCTCCTGGCCGGAGGCGAGACCACAGTTACCATCAAGGGAACGGGCAAGGGCGGCCGGAACCAGGAATGGGCCCTGGCCGCAGCCCTGGAGATGGCCGCCCTGGGCCCCGAGCGCGAACGCCTGGCGGCCATGAGCCTGGGCACCGACGGCACGGACGGCCCCACGGATGCGGCCGGAGCCATGGCCTTCCCGGATACGGCCCGGGGCGAGCGCGCCGAAGCCGCCGGACGGGCCCTGGCGGACAACGACGCCTATACCTTCTTCTCCGGCACGGGTACCCTGCTCAAGACCGGCCCCACCAGGACCAATGTCATGGACGTGGCCGCCGTGCTGGTGGACCCAGCATGA
- a CDS encoding zinc ribbon domain-containing protein → MPIYEYQCQSCHAVFEEWQSGFEDHEMRCPECGGESKKLISHSSFHLKGGGWFADGYGGTSAGNKPGEAQAPADSAGSESPAKPQSAPACSAKADTSSAGSAS, encoded by the coding sequence ATGCCTATCTATGAATATCAATGCCAATCCTGCCACGCCGTATTCGAGGAGTGGCAGTCCGGATTCGAAGATCACGAAATGCGCTGCCCGGAATGCGGCGGCGAATCCAAGAAACTTATTTCCCACTCTTCCTTTCATCTGAAGGGAGGCGGCTGGTTTGCCGACGGCTATGGCGGAACCAGCGCCGGGAACAAGCCCGGCGAAGCGCAAGCTCCCGCCGACAGCGCGGGTTCCGAATCCCCGGCCAAGCCCCAATCGGCTCCGGCCTGTTCCGCCAAGGCGGACACGTCCAGCGCGGGCTCCGCGTCCTAA
- a CDS encoding M14/M99 family metallopeptidase yields the protein MSFLPKRIPSIIFWLPSLILFAFASSASAGSWEHSFFAGTQYPLKVTYIQGEQPGPTVMVQGGIQGDESSGYITAQLLSKSMVLRGNLIVLPRANVPSINLCKRQINVDMNRRFDRNYNRFYEDRVARVIRFLLNQADAFIHLHEGSGFYNPTYVDNLRNPNRYGQSIIVDTLVYKQIDLARTVNSVLDELNDHIAASDYKFKLFNTRTFDQATSYPEMRKSLTCYALAEHNIPAMAVEVSKSIIQIDWKVRQQLTATRMLLHRLGVEVTPPAFTDEDVRAYARTGVEVMVNGRTLGRDGVINLAPGTTLAVKPVSSGPSEFAPELALFASDRPGVNLINARRMVLEPFSELELRSDGRKVAEAKVRLTGKLPNAPGGDIPVFVCWLNGNPVFVRDGETLHAVLGDQLILEGMWGSDLKEVINLKGFVAIPWANNGQDLGWEIILDPDNFMSKYALKSDRPGATRFRVARETPGAPAANFYVDIRPRTVLALRLGDRHGQDLLVPWISGGSYRLPEGEYVFESAWSNGPDNKLVATAGDRPIDEGQSFTVDYNRPLKLTVRQATTFGDMGTMTFTAGGLASLDVPGPNPRPRF from the coding sequence ATGTCATTTTTGCCGAAACGTATCCCTTCTATCATATTCTGGCTTCCTAGCCTGATCCTTTTCGCTTTCGCCTCCAGCGCCTCGGCCGGGTCCTGGGAGCACTCCTTTTTTGCGGGCACCCAATATCCGCTCAAGGTCACCTACATCCAGGGCGAACAGCCCGGTCCCACGGTCATGGTCCAAGGCGGCATCCAGGGCGACGAGTCTTCGGGATACATCACGGCCCAACTGCTTTCCAAATCCATGGTCCTGCGCGGCAACCTGATTGTCCTGCCGCGCGCCAACGTGCCGTCCATCAATCTGTGCAAGCGCCAGATCAACGTGGACATGAACCGGCGTTTCGACCGGAACTACAATCGGTTCTACGAGGACCGCGTGGCCCGGGTCATCCGTTTCCTGCTCAATCAGGCGGATGCCTTCATCCATCTGCACGAGGGCAGCGGCTTCTACAATCCGACCTACGTGGACAATCTGCGCAACCCCAATCGGTACGGGCAGTCCATCATCGTCGATACCCTGGTCTACAAGCAGATCGACCTGGCCCGGACCGTCAATTCGGTGCTGGACGAACTCAACGACCATATCGCCGCCAGCGACTACAAGTTCAAACTTTTCAATACCCGGACCTTCGACCAGGCGACCAGTTATCCGGAGATGCGCAAGTCCCTGACCTGCTACGCCCTGGCCGAGCACAACATTCCGGCCATGGCCGTGGAGGTCTCCAAGTCCATCATCCAGATCGACTGGAAGGTCCGCCAGCAACTGACCGCCACACGCATGCTTCTGCACCGCCTGGGCGTGGAGGTCACCCCGCCCGCGTTCACGGACGAGGATGTCCGCGCCTACGCCCGCACCGGGGTCGAGGTCATGGTCAACGGCCGCACGCTCGGCCGCGACGGGGTCATCAATCTCGCCCCGGGCACGACCCTGGCCGTGAAGCCGGTCTCTTCGGGCCCGAGCGAGTTCGCGCCCGAACTGGCCCTGTTCGCTTCGGACCGGCCTGGCGTGAACCTGATCAACGCCCGGCGCATGGTCCTGGAGCCGTTTTCCGAGCTGGAATTGCGTTCGGACGGGCGCAAAGTGGCCGAGGCCAAGGTCCGCTTGACCGGCAAGCTGCCCAATGCGCCCGGCGGCGACATCCCGGTGTTCGTCTGCTGGCTCAACGGCAATCCGGTTTTTGTGCGCGACGGCGAGACCCTGCACGCCGTGCTCGGCGACCAGCTCATCCTTGAGGGCATGTGGGGCAGCGATCTCAAGGAAGTGATCAATCTCAAGGGGTTCGTGGCCATTCCCTGGGCCAACAACGGGCAGGACCTGGGCTGGGAGATTATCCTGGACCCGGACAATTTCATGTCCAAGTATGCGCTCAAGTCCGACAGGCCCGGGGCGACCCGTTTCCGGGTGGCCCGGGAGACTCCCGGCGCGCCTGCGGCAAACTTTTATGTGGACATTCGGCCACGCACGGTCCTGGCCTTGCGTCTGGGCGACCGCCATGGGCAGGATCTGCTCGTACCCTGGATTTCGGGCGGCAGTTACCGGCTTCCCGAGGGCGAGTATGTCTTTGAGTCCGCCTGGAGCAACGGCCCGGACAACAAGCTGGTGGCCACGGCCGGAGACAGGCCCATCGACGAAGGGCAGTCCTTCACCGTGGATTACAACCGCCCCCTCAAGCTGACAGTGCGCCAGGCTACCACTTTCGGCGACATGGGGACCATGACCTTCACCGCGGGCGGCCTGGCCAGCCTCGATGTCCCGGGCCCTAACCCGCGTCCACGCTTTTAA